A window of Clostridium sp. Marseille-P299 contains these coding sequences:
- a CDS encoding BMP family lipoprotein, whose product MKKVLSLVMLVVLTTTLLIGCGQKGTTTPGEEGKKSGYELALVTDVGTINDKSFNQGSWEGLERYAKENNKTHKYYQPAEATTASYIETIGLAVRGGAKLIVCPGYKFTEAVFEAQTTYPDVKFIILDSQPSKGTDSNTDYTIKDNVYAIYYAEEQAGFLAGYAAVMDGYRKLGFMGGMALPPVVRFGYGFVQGANQAASELGVDNISMMYHYTGGFDATPEAQTTAASWYQNGTEVIFGCGGAVGNSVMAAAQDNNGKVIGVDVDQSPESDTVITSAMKLLDNSVYDGIKMFYDGNFPGGKVVTLDVTGKGVGLPMETSKFKTFSKEQYETLYSKLVSGEYKPERDKDIASVKDLSVPHVSITVVE is encoded by the coding sequence ATGAAGAAAGTGTTATCACTTGTAATGCTAGTTGTACTAACGACAACCCTATTAATCGGATGTGGCCAAAAAGGAACAACTACACCAGGGGAAGAGGGAAAAAAGAGCGGGTATGAGTTAGCATTGGTCACAGATGTTGGTACTATTAATGACAAATCTTTTAATCAAGGTTCATGGGAAGGGCTTGAGCGTTATGCAAAAGAGAATAATAAAACCCATAAGTATTATCAACCAGCAGAAGCAACAACTGCTTCCTACATTGAGACCATAGGTCTTGCAGTTCGTGGTGGAGCAAAATTAATAGTTTGTCCAGGATATAAGTTTACAGAGGCAGTCTTTGAAGCTCAGACTACATATCCAGATGTAAAGTTTATCATCTTGGATAGTCAACCATCAAAAGGCACTGATTCGAATACTGATTATACAATAAAAGATAATGTATATGCAATTTACTATGCAGAAGAACAAGCAGGATTTTTAGCTGGATATGCAGCTGTTATGGACGGTTATAGAAAGTTAGGCTTTATGGGAGGTATGGCATTACCACCAGTTGTTCGATTTGGTTATGGTTTTGTACAAGGTGCAAATCAAGCAGCATCTGAATTAGGAGTTGATAATATCAGTATGATGTATCATTATACTGGTGGATTTGATGCAACACCTGAAGCACAAACAACAGCAGCTTCTTGGTACCAGAATGGAACCGAAGTTATATTTGGTTGTGGTGGTGCGGTTGGTAACTCAGTTATGGCTGCAGCACAAGATAACAATGGTAAAGTAATTGGTGTTGACGTAGATCAGTCACCAGAATCAGATACAGTAATAACATCAGCTATGAAATTACTGGATAATTCCGTATACGATGGTATTAAAATGTTTTATGATGGTAATTTCCCTGGTGGAAAAGTTGTAACACTTGATGTAACAGGAAAAGGTGTAGGTCTACCAATGGAAACTTCTAAATTTAAAACATTTAGTAAAGAACAGTACGAAACCCTTTATTCAAAATTAGTATCTGGTGAATATAAACCAGAAAGAGATAAAGATATAGCTAGTGTAAAAGATCTATCAGTACCTCATGTATCCATTACCGTAGTTGAATAA